In Vagococcus hydrophili, one DNA window encodes the following:
- a CDS encoding glycosyltransferase family 1 protein — protein MGKPLRVMQIGMTPNQGGLESYIMSMYRSMDREKIQFDFFSFKDEKIAYQAEIENLGGKVYDVGYKRRNILNHYLRFPFFFFKNHPEIDVVHFHKTSLIDIEYIMLSYFSKVPVRIIHSHSSGNMFSSGKLVKNIEKWNKKKINKFVTDKFACSELAGEWLFNDKNYKVVKNAIKLEKFRFNKNKRVELRNKFKLDDKCLVIGHIGYFTPVKNHEFILEMFKSLLKENENSCLILIGDGILKKNIEDLAIDLDIQNKIKFLGVTDDVSSLLSMMDVFILPSKFEGLPISAVEAQCSGLPTLLSDKITKEVKLTERCQFLSLNDINLWVTTIKKYRENTIDRESVFYKLKEQGFDIDDEAKKMANFYVESIKNKEI, from the coding sequence GTGGGTAAGCCATTAAGAGTGATGCAAATTGGAATGACTCCAAATCAAGGCGGATTAGAGTCTTATATTATGAGTATGTATAGAAGTATGGATAGAGAAAAAATTCAATTTGATTTTTTTTCTTTTAAGGATGAGAAGATTGCTTATCAAGCTGAAATTGAAAATTTAGGAGGAAAAGTTTATGATGTTGGTTATAAAAGAAGAAATATTTTAAATCATTATTTAAGATTTCCGTTCTTTTTTTTTAAAAATCATCCAGAAATTGATGTTGTTCATTTCCATAAAACTTCATTAATCGACATTGAATATATAATGTTGTCTTATTTTTCAAAAGTTCCAGTAAGAATCATACATTCTCATAGTTCAGGGAATATGTTTAGTAGTGGTAAACTAGTAAAAAATATTGAAAAATGGAATAAAAAAAAGATAAATAAATTTGTAACAGATAAATTTGCTTGCTCTGAATTGGCTGGTGAATGGCTGTTTAATGATAAAAATTATAAAGTTGTAAAAAATGCAATTAAACTAGAAAAATTTAGATTTAATAAAAATAAAAGAGTAGAGCTCAGAAATAAATTTAAACTGGACGACAAATGCTTAGTTATTGGTCATATAGGATATTTTACTCCTGTAAAAAATCATGAGTTTATATTAGAAATGTTTAAAAGTTTGTTAAAAGAAAATGAAAATAGTTGTTTAATTCTTATAGGTGATGGAATTTTGAAAAAAAATATAGAAGATTTAGCTATAGATTTGGATATTCAAAATAAAATAAAATTTTTAGGAGTTACTGATGATGTCTCAAGTCTTCTAAGCATGATGGATGTTTTTATTTTACCTTCAAAATTTGAAGGGTTACCTATATCAGCTGTTGAAGCACAATGTAGTGGTTTGCCTACATTATTATCCGATAAAATAACGAAGGAAGTTAAATTAACAGAGCGTTGTCAATTTTTATCTTTAAATGACATTAATTTATGGGTTACAACGATAAAAAAATATAGAGAAAATACGATTGATAGAGAATCTGTATTTTATAAATTAAAAGAACAGGGATTTGATATAGATGATGAGGCCAAAAAGATGGCAAATTTTTATGTAGAATCTATAAAAAATAAGGAAATTTAG